Proteins encoded within one genomic window of Ideonella dechloratans:
- the folE gene encoding GTP cyclohydrolase I yields MKPSSSAPATLSPDELAALPASERIRYRLVTARRRHHANDNIADFVQPGELDELKAEVAAKMSEVLKALVIDTESDHNTNETAKRVAKMYVDEVFRGRFRPMPDVTEFPNVSRLNELMIVGPITVRSACSHHLCPIVGKLWIGVLPNEHSNLIGLSKYARIADWIMSRPQIQEEAVIMLADTLQDRVKPDGLAIVMEADHFCMHWRGVKDNDSAMTNSVMRGAFLKDPNLRREFLSLLPNKG; encoded by the coding sequence ATGAAACCCTCCTCTTCGGCTCCGGCCACTCTGTCGCCCGACGAACTGGCCGCCCTGCCCGCGTCCGAGCGCATCCGCTACCGCCTGGTGACGGCCCGCCGCCGTCACCATGCCAACGACAACATCGCCGATTTCGTGCAGCCCGGCGAACTCGATGAACTCAAGGCCGAGGTGGCGGCCAAGATGTCCGAGGTGCTTAAGGCCCTGGTGATCGACACCGAGAGCGACCACAACACGAACGAAACGGCCAAGCGGGTGGCCAAGATGTATGTGGACGAGGTGTTCCGCGGCCGCTTCCGCCCGATGCCGGACGTGACCGAGTTTCCGAACGTCTCGCGCCTGAACGAACTGATGATCGTCGGCCCGATCACGGTGCGCAGCGCCTGCTCGCACCACCTCTGCCCCATCGTCGGCAAGCTCTGGATCGGCGTGCTGCCCAACGAGCATTCCAACCTGATCGGCCTGTCCAAGTACGCCCGCATCGCCGACTGGATCATGAGCCGGCCGCAGATCCAGGAGGAGGCCGTGATCATGCTGGCCGACACCCTGCAGGACCGCGTCAAGCCCGATGGCCTGGCCATCGTGATGGAAGCCGACCACTTCTGCATGCACTGGCGCGGCGTGAAGGACAACGACTCGGCCATGACCAACAGCGTGATGCGCGGGGCCTTCCTGAAGGACCCGAACCTGCGCCGCGAATTCCTGTCCCTGCTGCCCAACAAGGGGTGA
- a CDS encoding BLUF domain-containing protein, with amino-acid sequence MLVRLMYASRAVDPQSAEALNAILQKSRAANPSQGITGALCHANDIFVQVLEGGRVAVNRLYQRIAADPRHTDVVLLSYAEVEERRFAGWSMGQVNLSRLNPALVLKYSETATLDPYSLPGTAMAALFDEMVATAAIMGQS; translated from the coding sequence ATGCTTGTCCGCCTGATGTACGCCAGCCGCGCCGTCGATCCGCAGTCCGCCGAGGCGCTCAACGCCATCCTGCAGAAATCGCGCGCGGCCAACCCCTCGCAGGGCATCACCGGGGCGCTGTGCCATGCCAACGACATCTTCGTGCAGGTGCTCGAAGGGGGCCGCGTCGCCGTCAACCGCCTGTACCAGCGCATTGCCGCCGATCCGCGCCACACCGACGTGGTGCTGCTGAGCTATGCCGAGGTCGAGGAGCGGCGCTTCGCCGGCTGGTCGATGGGCCAGGTCAACCTGTCCCGCCTGAACCCGGCCCTGGTGCTGAAGTACTCGGAGACCGCGACGCTGGACCCCTACAGCCTGCCGGGCACCGCCATGGCCGCCCTGTTCGACGAGATGGTGGCCACCGCCGCCATCATGGGCCAGAGCTGA
- a CDS encoding LemA family protein, with amino-acid sequence MNGDAASTPAQGLPPDLAASLPWPPLDEPVATEGFWFHWGSSLLELALLLMLLFWMVGAWGRLSRLRTGVAQAWGQLDDVLMRRAAALDMLIAAVRDVLLHEAGSLQALEQAQAHQREAALAVRIRPHAAEAVQAWAAAEREMASPLARLQALLEQHAEVDDREDAMRARIQLEELNGQVGFGRQTFNQAVQAYNDALTEFPTRLLVPLFRLSPGATV; translated from the coding sequence ATGAACGGCGACGCCGCCTCCACCCCGGCCCAGGGCCTGCCGCCGGACCTGGCGGCCTCGCTGCCCTGGCCACCGCTGGACGAGCCGGTGGCCACAGAGGGCTTCTGGTTCCACTGGGGCAGCTCGCTGCTGGAACTGGCCCTGCTGCTGATGCTGCTGTTCTGGATGGTGGGCGCGTGGGGACGGCTGTCGCGCCTGCGCACCGGCGTGGCCCAGGCCTGGGGCCAGCTGGACGATGTGCTGATGCGCCGGGCCGCGGCGCTGGACATGCTGATCGCGGCGGTGCGCGACGTGCTGCTGCACGAGGCCGGCAGCCTGCAGGCCCTGGAGCAGGCCCAGGCCCACCAGCGCGAGGCTGCACTGGCGGTGCGCATCCGGCCCCACGCGGCCGAGGCGGTGCAGGCCTGGGCGGCGGCCGAGCGCGAGATGGCCTCGCCGCTGGCGCGGCTGCAGGCCCTGCTGGAGCAGCACGCTGAGGTGGACGACCGTGAGGACGCGATGCGCGCCCGCATCCAGCTGGAGGAGTTGAACGGCCAGGTGGGCTTCGGCCGCCAGACCTTCAACCAGGCGGTGCAAGCCTACAACGACGCACTGACCGAGTTCCCGACCCGGCTGCTGGTGCCGCTGTTCCGGCTGAGCCCGGGCGCCACCGTCTGA